The following coding sequences lie in one Cannabis sativa cultivar Pink pepper isolate KNU-18-1 chromosome 5, ASM2916894v1, whole genome shotgun sequence genomic window:
- the LOC115716071 gene encoding large ribosomal subunit protein eL15y gives MGAYKYVSELWRKKQSDVMRFLQRVRCWEYRQHPSIVRVTRPTRPDKARRLGYKAKQGYVVYRVRVRRGGRKRPVPKGIVYGKPTNQGVTQLKFQRSKRSVAEERAGRKLGGLRVLNSYWINEDSTYKYFEVILVDVAHNAVRNDPRINWLCNPVHKHRELRGLTSAGKKFRGLRGKGHRNHKNRPSRRATWKKNNTVSLPRYR, from the exons ATGG GGGCTTACAAGTACGTTTCTGAGCTATGGAGGAAGAAACAATCCGATGTGATGAGGTTCTTGCAGAGGGTTAGGTGTTGGGAGTACCGCCAGCACCCTTCCATTGTCCGTGTCACTAGGCCAACACGCCCAGACAAAGCTCGTCGCTTGGGTTACAAGGCCAAGCAG GGATATGTTGTTTACCGTGTACGTGTGAGGCGTGGTGGAAGGAAGAGGCCAGTGCCCAAGGGTATCGTCTATGGTAAGCCCACAAACCAGGGAGTTACCCAATTGAAGTTCCAGAGGAGTAAGAGGTCTGTTGCCGAGGAACGTGCTGGACGCAAGTTGGGAGGTCTCAGGGTTCTCAATTCCTACTGGATCAATGAG GATTCCACCTACAAGTACTTTGAGGTGATTTTGGTGGATGTTGCCCACAACGCAGTCCGTAATGACCCAAGAATCAACTGGCTCTGCAACCCTGTTCACAAGCACAGAGAGCTTCGTGGTCTTACCTCCGCAGGCAAGAAATTCAGGGGTCTTCGTGGAAAGGGACACAGGAACCACAAGAACCGACCATCCCGCAGGGCAACCTGGAAGAAAAACAACACTGTCTCTCTTCCCCGTTACCGTTGA
- the LOC115716722 gene encoding 3-isopropylmalate dehydratase small subunit 1, producing the protein MATLSASISISPNPSFTSSHKPSPLFSPPHTLKIPAFAQNPIKSLTLHSTDAPSRASLVVPRAASQSSSSSNNATSFHGLCYVVGDNIDTDQIIPAEYLTLVPSKPAEYEKLGSYALIGLPASYEARFVEPGETKSKYSIVIGGANFGCGSSREHAPVALGAAGTTAVVAESYARIFFRNSVATGEVYPLESEVRICEECRTGDVITIELGESRLINHTTGKDYTLKPIGDAGPVIEAGGIFAYARKAGMIPQQPAA; encoded by the coding sequence ATGGCAACACTGTCAGCTTCAATTTCCATCTCCCCAAACCCTAGCTTCACCTCCTCCCACAAACCCTCTCCTCTCTTCTCACCCCCTCACACTCTCAAAATTCCTGCCTTCGCCCAAAACCCCATTAAATCCTTAACCCTCCACTCCACGGACGCGCCTTCCCGCGCCTCTCTCGTCGTCCCACGCGCCGCCTCACAATCATCTTCATCCTCCAATAATGCCACCTCGTTCCACGGCCTCTGCTACGTTGTGGGCGACAACATCGACACAGACCAGATCATCCCTGCCGAGTACCTCACCCTGGTCCCGTCCAAACCCGCCGAGTACGAGAAGCTCGGATCCTACGCTTTAATCGGCCTCCCAGCGTCTTACGAAGCTCGGTTCGTGGAGCCGGGGGAGACCAAGTCGAAGTACTCCATCGTCATTGGCGGCGCCAACTTTGGCTGCGGCTCATCTAGGGAGCATGCGCCTGTGGCTCTAGGCGCAGCTGGGACGACAGCTGTGGTGGCTGAGTCGTATGCGAGAATCTTCTTCAGGAACTCTGTGGCCACCGGAGAAGTCTACCCGCTGGAATCGGAGGTGAGGATCTGCGAGGAGTGTAGGACTGGTGACGTTATCACGATCGAGCTTGGTGAGAGCCGTTTGATCAATCACACTACTGGAAAAGATTACACATTGAAGCCTATTGGGGATGCTGGGCCTGTTATCGAGGCTGGTGGCATTTTCGCTTACGCTAGAAAAGCTGGAATGATTCCTCAACAGCCTGCTGCTTAa